In Drosophila santomea strain STO CAGO 1482 chromosome 3L, Prin_Dsan_1.1, whole genome shotgun sequence, a single window of DNA contains:
- the LOC120448490 gene encoding somatostatin receptor type 2, translated as MLTWLMMDVLQFVKGDMAPDPEGNTTSWYNANESLYTTELNHRWIGGSSTIQPEEPLYGTDLPTYEHCIATRNSFADLFTVVLYGFVCIIGLFGNTLVIYVVLRFSKMQTVTNIYILNLAVADECFLIGIPFLLYTMRICSWRFGEFMCKAYMVSTSITSFTSSIFLLIMSADRYIAVCHPISSPRYRTLHIAKVVSAIAWSTSAVLMLPVILYASTVEQEDGINYSCNIMWPDAYKKHSGTTFILYTFFLGFATPLCFILSFYYLVIRKLRSVGPKPGTKSKEKRRAHRKVTRLVLTVISVYILCWLPHWISQVALIHSNPAQRDLSRLEILIFLLLGALVYSNSAVNPILYAFLSENFRKSFFKAFTCMNKQDINAQLQLEPSVFTKQGSKKRGGSKRLLSNNPQVPPLLPLNAGNNNSSTTTSSTTTAEKTGTTGTQKSCNSNGKVTAPPENLIICLSEQQEAFCTTARRGSGAVQQTDL; from the exons GAAGGAAACACCACAAGCTGGTATAATGCGAACGAGAGCCTATATACCACGGAACTGAACCATAGATGGATAGGCGGTAGTTCCACAATTCAGCCAGAGGAGCCGCTATATGGCACCGATTTGCCCACCTATGAGCATTGCATAGCCACGCGGAATTCCTTTGCTGACTTGTTCACCGTGGTTCTCTACGGATTTGTTTGCATTATAGGCTTATTTGGCAACACGCTGGTGATCTACGTCGTGCTGCGCTTTTCCAAAATGCAAACGGTCAccaatatatatatccttAATCTGGCGGTGGCAGATGAGTGTTTCCTGATTGGCATACCCTTTCTGCTCTACACGATGCGAATTTGCAGCTGGCGATTCGGGGAGTTCATGTGCAAAGCCTACATGGTGAGCACTTCCATCACCTCCTTTACTTCGTCCATTTTCCTGCTCATCATGTCTGCAGATCGGTATATAGCCGTGTGCCACCCGATTTCCTCGCCCCGATATCGAACTCTGCACATAGCCAAGGTGGTCTCAGCGATTGCCTGGTCAACTTCGGCGGTCCTCATGCTGCCCGTGATCCTGTATGCCAGCACCGTGGAGCAGGAGGATGGGATCAACTACTCCTGCAACATCATGTGGCCAGATGCGTACAAGAAGCACTCGGGCACCACCTTCATACTCTACACATTTTTCCTGGGATTCGCCACACCGCTGTGCTTCATCCTGAGCTTTTACTACCTGGTCATAAGGAAGCTGCGATCGGTGGGTCCCAAACCAGGCACCAAGTCCAAGGAGAAGAGGCGGGCTCACAGGAAGGTCACCCGACTGGTTCTGACG GTGATAAGTGTATACATCCTTTGTTGGCTCCCCCACTGGATTTCGCAG GTGGCCCTGATTCACTCGAATCCCGCTCAGAGGGACCTATCCCGACTGGAAATACTCATCTTTTTGCTCTTGGGTGCACTGGTGTACTCGAATTCGGCGGTGAATCCCATACTGTATGCCTTCCTGAGTGAGAACTTCCGCAAGAGCTTCTTCAAGGCCTTCACCTGCATGAATAAGCAGGATATTAACGCCCAACTGCAGCTGGAGCCCAGTGTATTCACAAAACAGGGTAGTAAAAAGCGGGGCGGATCCAAGCGCCTGCTGTCCAACAATCCGCAGGTGCCCCCGCTGCTGCCATTGAAtgctggcaacaacaattcaTCGACCACCACATCCTCGACTACGACGGCGGAAAAGACCGGAACCACGGGGACACAGAAGTCCTGCAATTCCAACGGCAAAGTGACAGCTCCGCCGGAGAATTTGATTATATGTTTGAGCGAGCAGCAGGAGGCCTTTTGCACCACCGCGAGAAGAGGATCAGGTGCAGTGCAGCAAACAGATTTGTAA